The genomic interval GTCTAAAAATgtactatattattttttatttatgtcatgAATTAGGTGTTTCCTCTACTTTGGATTGCGAGGGTCAGATATTAGATCTTGAAAACATCTTGGATTCTAaggtaatttttaattttttgatgttgactcaaattaattttctaataaaTGCTAATGTGAGATTATGTTTAGTTAGCTAAAGAAGGAAAATGGTTTTGTTTATATAGAGATATACTGTTGTAGATCGGACAGAGATGGATGTATATATCCCATCTGCAAAAGAGAGTTGTAGATTTTATGAACAAGCAAGATTTCCCGCTTTGAGTTTGAAGCCAAAAATTGAAGCCTCGTGGTCGAAGGTATTTGTACGTTGCACATATATGGCTATGTACAAGATACACTATTATTTTTACCCTTTCTTATTTATTATCTTCTTACCGTAAATGATACTGACCAAAATTAATATGTTTGGACAGTGTAATGTGTTGTCAGAATTTCAAAGTGACTATAAGGATATGGACAATAAATTTAAGACACTGCATCAGCAGATGTCCAATGAACTTGCAAAAATTTTATACTGCGTCGAAGATCTTGGACTGTTGTGTGCTTATGAGGTATTCATAAAACTGAGACTTTACTGACAAAATTGTGccataaaaagaaaatgaaaaattgttcttttttttgtttgtaatagAAGTTTAAAGCTTATCTAACATATGATCTTAATGAAAGGTTATTTCTGAGATAATTAATTACTAACTTTTGTAAATTAAGCAAAAATTATGGAagtctttattttatttcaaatttaggCTACATTTTGTTAACTATTCCACGGCTTCTGCTAAGTTACttggaaaatataaaatttcatccACTTATAAATCTTGTAGCAAGTCCTTTTTGATACCAcaaattgaattattaaattaaacatacaaATTTTGTACATATTATCAGTATGTAGAAGAGAAAATTGAAAAGCCTCTAgattttgtaattatatttactaataatttgtttttgtctGTGCAGGCTGCTAAAATCTGTCATGAGAAGTTCTCCAAAATTCAGGGAGAGTGTGAAGTTTACAGAAAATGCTATCTTCAGTGTGTAACTGTCATTGAAGAAGTAATCCAAATAATTGAAGAATCCCTCCATCTTGGTGTGCATatagatttttctcctttttgggCTTTTCGAATTTTCATGCTTATTTATTTGAGGTTGCAAGTATAAGCGATCTAGTGCcttttattattctattttatctGGCTCTAGTGTATTTATGAAATTCTTATGAAATCTATTTTTCATATTGTATTGAAAGATTTTATATTGATGTGTTAATACAACAACAATCACAACAATAAAAGCCCTTTTCTACTAGGGGAAGTCGGCTACATTAGATCGATTGTCACTATAATATCCTACCATGAACCTTGTCAAATGATAGACTATTAAAATCCAAATCTCTCTTAATGGTTCATTTGGATATTTTCTATGTTTCCACTCTGCTTTTGAAAAGCAATTTGATGCAGAGCTAAAATGTAATTGATAAATAGATGTTCTTATGTATTGTATATGGCATATGCGTTAATTATTTGGTTCATAATCTGACAAAATGGCAATACAATGTCTTTTTAGATGCATTTGCTTGTCCATTTCACACTTCCATAACCTCTggtgttaatttttttactattatttcaGCAGCTGATAAAATGACTTTGGATGTTGAATTTGATTGTTCAAAGGCTGTAGACATGGGATACATATCACCAAAATTACTTGAACTCATTAATCTCCTCCAGACATTTGGGTATGCAACTAAGAATTTATACTATGTAGTTGTATTATGCATCATAACAAACTCATAATCTATGGTTCTGTGTTTGCAGAGAATCTAGTCAGTTATCGTGCCTCATTTTTGTTGAAAGAATCATTACAGCTAAGGTGATTGAAAGATTTGTAAAAGCAGTTCCCCAGATATCTCATTTTACAGTTTCCTATgtaactggaagcaatacatcGGCTGATGCACTGACTCGTAAGAGGCAGATAGAGATATTGGAATCATTCCAATCTGGAAAGGTATTTCGTCACATactataagatattttttaatatatggtTGGCATAAATAATCTCATAATAGAttcttaatgctttttatttagGTCAATCTTCTATTTACTACTGATGTACTTGAGGAAGGAATTCATGTGCCAAACTGCTCGTGTGTGATACGTTTTGACCTCCCCAAGACAGTTTGTAGTTATATCCAGTCTCGTGGAAGATCTAGGCGTGCTAACTCTCAATTTGTTTTGATGTTGGAGAGGTGATTATTCTCATTGCAAGggtttaataactttttttaggAGAATTCTTTTCTCCCCCGAACACTCTTAGTGAATATTCTCGTGCCAGACATGCACGCGCACACacatacaaattaattaatgataaacTTATATCTACAGGGGAAGCTTGAAGCAAAGAAATCAACTCTTTGACATAATCAGGAGTGAGCGCTCCATGACTCATGCAGCTGATAATAAAGACCATGAATCCAATTTAAGGGCTTTTTCAGTAAGGAAAACAGAAGCCTACTATGTGGATTCTACTGGCGCATCAGTCACTTTAGATTCTAGTGTCAGTCTCATAAATCAATACTGCGAAAAGCTCCCGCGTGATAAGTAAGGGTAGATCCTATTATGCTTGTCTAcattttctctaattagttGAATCATAGTGTTCGGAAACAACTCGTTCATGGAATATGAATTGTATTCTATGACGTAGGTACTCTAACGCAAAGTCAAATTTTGAGTTTCTGCCTGTGGAGGAAGGTTACGAGTGTAAGTTAATATTACCGCCTAATGCAGCTTTCCAAATACTAGTTGGTCCTTCAGGTAAAGATGTTCGGCTCGCAAAGAGTCTTGTATGCTTAGAAGCTTGTAAGAAGCTGCATCAAATGGGAGCCTTAAATGACCATCTTGTCCCATTCATTGAAGATCCTTCAGAAGCAGACCCAATTATAAAAAGCAAGGAATCAAGTTCAGGTGCAGGTACGAATATTTTTCTGATTGAATTTTATCTTTGGTTATAAACTGTGCTGAAATATTaacttttgattttaaatttgcaattactcaagaaattatatttttagcttttcaataatttttatgcaaaataatttaaattacaaaggaagtttctttttttaaattgtttgaaaaCCAACTTGGACTCTTAAGAGACTATATTGAACTCATGCAATGCTAGTCATGTGATGAATAGTTTCAATTTATTCAGTGGACGGAAATGTATATTTGCAGGTTTGAAAAGTTTGAAGACCTTTTCAAAGCTTACTGTATTTTTATGATAGGGACCTGCAAATGTTTGTTTATGTCATCCAGAGTATTCAGTTACTTATGCTGATGCGTTCGATTTTGCTTTGCTTTGTTTTCATTTGAAGGAACCACAAAAAGAAAGGAGTTACACGGCACAGCCAGCATTCAGGCATTATGTGGTTCATGGGGAGACAAAGTTGATGGAGCCAAATTTTATgcttataaatttgattttaaatgtaATATTGCTCATGAACTTTATTCTGGATTCGTTCTTCTGATGGAGTCAAAGCTTGACGAAGATGTCGGAAATCTGGAATTAGATCTTTATTTAATCTCTAAGACTGTGAAGGCTTCTGTCATTTCATGCGGGCAAGTTGATTTGGATTCTGAAGAGGtacaaaattatataacttATTAAGATTTAATCTGAAGTAGTGTAACTATAGAGCATGTATCAGATTTGTTCTGAAGGTTAACTTGATGCTTTATTGTCTGTTCTATACTAGGTGATGAAAGCAAAATGCTTCCACGAGCTTCTTTTCAACGGTTTGTTTGGGAGATTGGTTTTCAAGTCCAAATCGGTCAAAGGAAAATGGGAGTTTTTGCTGCAGAATGACACAAACTCGTTGTGGAGTCCACAAAACTTATATTTGCTTCTACCACTCGAGAAGTCAAATGATATATGTTTGCAAATACATTGGCCTGCAATCAGTTCTTGTGCTTCTGCTATTGACTTTTTAAGGCGGAAATTTTCATTGGCGGTGGGAGACTCTGATGATAACAGCAAAATCATATCACCACCTTGCAATACCAGTTCGTTGGATATAGAATGTGAAAGCACAAACAAGATGCTTCACTTTGCCAATTGTGCTGTTGACGTTAGTAATGTGAAAGACATGGTAGCTTTGGCAATTCATACTGGGAAAATGTATTGCATCATTGAAATAGTTGCCGACTTATCTGCTGAAAGTCCTTTCGATGGAAACAATGGAAAGTCTGAAGCAGTGACGTTCTCGCAATATTTCACTAAAAGgtggataatttttttatcccaCATTCTTCCattgttttttttctctaatcaaTTTTACTTCCCTGACATTTATAAACTATGAAATAGTTGACTAAACAACTCAAGTTGACCAGGTACGGGATCACGCTAAGACATCCAGAACAGCCTTTGTTAAGGTTGAAGCAAGGTCATAATGCACACAATCTCTTTTTGAACCTTCACGATGAAGGTTGGTTGTTCCCAACTGTTTTTCAATCTTATGGCACATGTTCCCCTCCCTTGAACTTGTCATTGGTTTACGTTTTACCTACTGATGATTCAAAAAGACCGATAAACTGTAATCGTTAGTGACTCACCTAAAATTTTGATTATGATATTTTCTTCGAGTTTAGCAGATGGTGGGGACAAGTCATCACAAATTGGCCCGGTAATCCCTAAAGCCCCTGTGCATGTTCACATGCCACCTGAGCTTCTTTTCATTCTGGATGTTAAAAGAGATGTGTTGAAGTCAATGTACTTGCTACCATCTCTTATGTACCGTATTGAATCCCTCATGCTATCGAGTCAGCTTAGAGCAGAGATAAATGGTCACGCTAACAATTTCAAGATACCTAGCTCTCTGGTCCGTCCTATAAAtctgattttgtggaaaagataCACATTGATATGCACTTTTATTATGATAAtcttatttttctcttctttttgtGTGTTAGATTCTAGAAGCACTAACGACTTTAAGATGCTGCGAAAAGTTTTCTATGGAGCGTCTTGAGTTGCTGGGAGATTCTGTTTTGAAATATGCAGTTAGCTGTCATCTCTTTCTTAAATATCCTAAAAATCATGAAGGACAATTATCTGCCAAAAGACAATGGGCTGTTCGTAACTCAACCCTATATAAGCGCGGAATAGATCACAAATTACAGGTAGTCCTCACTatggttattattttttatttcgcCACTGTCAAGGAGCTTAAAACATAAATTGTTAGTAAAAAGCCTTTGGATTGAATTCATGACATTATTGTCATTTTTCCCAATAGGGATATATTCGAGACTCTGCATTTGAACCACGCCGTTGGATTGCTCCAGGACAGCACTCTATACACACTGTTTCTTG from Cicer arietinum cultivar CDC Frontier isolate Library 1 chromosome 5, Cicar.CDCFrontier_v2.0, whole genome shotgun sequence carries:
- the LOC101496220 gene encoding endoribonuclease Dicer homolog 3a isoform X1 — encoded protein: MDSSDPNHNQNQSNNRKRTFDHLYTKPHAEEEEDSPISNMDPRRYQLEVFEVAKRKNTIAVMDTGSGKTLIAIMLIKHIGQTIIRSKGEKKLIVFLAPTVHLVNQQYKNIKHNTDFQVEEYYGAKGVDTWNLKSWQKEIKANDVLVMTPQILLDALRKAFLSVEMICLMIIDECHRATGNHPYVKIMEEFYYQANEKPRIFGMTASPVGKRGVSSTLDCEGQILDLENILDSKRYTVVDRTEMDVYIPSAKESCRFYEQARFPALSLKPKIEASWSKCNVLSEFQSDYKDMDNKFKTLHQQMSNELAKILYCVEDLGLLCAYEAAKICHEKFSKIQGECEVYRKCYLQCVTVIEEVIQIIEESLHLAADKMTLDVEFDCSKAVDMGYISPKLLELINLLQTFGESSQLSCLIFVERIITAKVIERFVKAVPQISHFTVSYVTGSNTSADALTRKRQIEILESFQSGKVNLLFTTDVLEEGIHVPNCSCVIRFDLPKTVCSYIQSRGRSRRANSQFVLMLERGSLKQRNQLFDIIRSERSMTHAADNKDHESNLRAFSVRKTEAYYVDSTGASVTLDSSVSLINQYCEKLPRDKYSNAKSNFEFLPVEEGYECKLILPPNAAFQILVGPSGKDVRLAKSLVCLEACKKLHQMGALNDHLVPFIEDPSEADPIIKSKESSSGAGTTKRKELHGTASIQALCGSWGDKVDGAKFYAYKFDFKCNIAHELYSGFVLLMESKLDEDVGNLELDLYLISKTVKASVISCGQVDLDSEEVMKAKCFHELLFNGLFGRLVFKSKSVKGKWEFLLQNDTNSLWSPQNLYLLLPLEKSNDICLQIHWPAISSCASAIDFLRRKFSLAVGDSDDNSKIISPPCNTSSLDIECESTNKMLHFANCAVDVSNVKDMVALAIHTGKMYCIIEIVADLSAESPFDGNNGKSEAVTFSQYFTKRYGITLRHPEQPLLRLKQGHNAHNLFLNLHDEADGGDKSSQIGPVIPKAPVHVHMPPELLFILDVKRDVLKSMYLLPSLMYRIESLMLSSQLRAEINGHANNFKIPSSLILEALTTLRCCEKFSMERLELLGDSVLKYAVSCHLFLKYPKNHEGQLSAKRQWAVRNSTLYKRGIDHKLQGYIRDSAFEPRRWIAPGQHSIHTVSCDCGLETLEVPLDEKFHTEDPKIVVGKLCNRGHRWMCSKTIADCVEGLIGAYHVGGGLIASLHVMKWLGIDSELEPSMVDQAITSASLHTYMPKVNEIASLEEKIGYEFCVKGLLVEASTHLSESEHGTGCCYERLEFLGDSVLDLLITWHLYQNHTEIDQGELTDLRSASVNNENFAQVAVRRNLHQHLMHSSGLLQGQISEYAKVISESEDNTISLPGIKAPKALGDLVESIAGAVLIDTKLNLELVWKVFNPLLSPIVTPDKLELPPFRELNQLCDSLGYFVKVKESREKKGSMENVVLSVQLPNALLVQEGKGPNKKNAKGEAAFHLLKKLEKRGISYSKGKGVIDLSIPSCQTEEQPPKPVAHKKPKLDKTNLTANASTCDQKDTSTSSGASDFSGSIPVISSISTKKGGPRMQLYELCKKKQWPLPAFDSTEYKDRTQFGSCEGLEGSKGQNCFVSKITLCIPNDGNIECQGDVRSDKKSSFDSAAVKVLNELQRLGKLKIDDVSQ
- the LOC101496220 gene encoding endoribonuclease Dicer homolog 3a isoform X3 — translated: MDVYIPSAKESCRFYEQARFPALSLKPKIEASWSKCNVLSEFQSDYKDMDNKFKTLHQQMSNELAKILYCVEDLGLLCAYEAAKICHEKFSKIQGECEVYRKCYLQCVTVIEEVIQIIEESLHLAADKMTLDVEFDCSKAVDMGYISPKLLELINLLQTFGESSQLSCLIFVERIITAKVIERFVKAVPQISHFTVSYVTGSNTSADALTRKRQIEILESFQSGKVNLLFTTDVLEEGIHVPNCSCVIRFDLPKTVCSYIQSRGRSRRANSQFVLMLERGSLKQRNQLFDIIRSERSMTHAADNKDHESNLRAFSVRKTEAYYVDSTGASVTLDSSVSLINQYCEKLPRDKYSNAKSNFEFLPVEEGYECKLILPPNAAFQILVGPSGKDVRLAKSLVCLEACKKLHQMGALNDHLVPFIEDPSEADPIIKSKESSSGAGTTKRKELHGTASIQALCGSWGDKVDGAKFYAYKFDFKCNIAHELYSGFVLLMESKLDEDVGNLELDLYLISKTVKASVISCGQVDLDSEEVMKAKCFHELLFNGLFGRLVFKSKSVKGKWEFLLQNDTNSLWSPQNLYLLLPLEKSNDICLQIHWPAISSCASAIDFLRRKFSLAVGDSDDNSKIISPPCNTSSLDIECESTNKMLHFANCAVDVSNVKDMVALAIHTGKMYCIIEIVADLSAESPFDGNNGKSEAVTFSQYFTKRYGITLRHPEQPLLRLKQGHNAHNLFLNLHDEADGGDKSSQIGPVIPKAPVHVHMPPELLFILDVKRDVLKSMYLLPSLMYRIESLMLSSQLRAEINGHANNFKIPSSLILEALTTLRCCEKFSMERLELLGDSVLKYAVSCHLFLKYPKNHEGQLSAKRQWAVRNSTLYKRGIDHKLQGYIRDSAFEPRRWIAPGQHSIHTVSCDCGLETLEVPLDEKFHTEDPKIVVGKLCNRGHRWMCSKTIADCVEGLIGAYHVGGGLIASLHVMKWLGIDSELEPSMVDQAITSASLHTYMPKVNEIASLEEKIGYEFCVKGLLVEASTHLSESEHGTGCCYERLEFLGDSVLDLLITWHLYQNHTEIDQGELTDLRSASVNNENFAQVAVRRNLHQHLMHSSGLLQGQISEYAKVISESEDNTISLPGIKAPKALGDLVESIAGAVLIDTKLNLELVWKVFNPLLSPIVTPDKLELPPFRELNQLCDSLGYFVKVKESREKKGSMENVVLSVQLPNALLVQEGKGPNKKNAKGEAAFHLLKKLEKRGISYSKGKGVIDLSIPSCQTEEQPPKPVAHKKPKLDKTNLTANASTCDQKDTSTSSGASDFSGSIPVISSISTKKGGPRMQLYELCKKKQWPLPAFDSTEYKDRTQFGSCEGLEGSKGQNCFVSKITLCIPNDGNIECQGDVRSDKKSSFDSAAVKVLNELQRLGKLKIDDVSQ
- the LOC101496220 gene encoding endoribonuclease Dicer homolog 3a isoform X2, which produces MDSSDPNHNQNQSNNRKRTFDHLYTKPHAEEEEDSPISNMDPRRYQLEVFEVAKRKNTIAVMDTGSGKTLIAIMLIKHIGQTIIRSKGEKKLIVFLAPTVHLVNQQYKNIKHNTDFQVEEYYGAKGVDTWNLKSWQKEIKANDVLVMTPQILLDALRKAFLSVEMICLMIIDECHRATGNHPYVKIMEEFYYQANEKPRIFGMTASPVGKRGVSSTLDCEGQILDLENILDSKRYTVVDRTEMDVYIPSAKESCRFYEQARFPALSLKPKIEASWSKCNVLSEFQSDYKDMDNKFKTLHQQMSNELAKILYCVEDLGLLCAYEAAKICHEKFSKIQGECEVYRKCYLQCVTVIEEVIQIIEESLHLADKMTLDVEFDCSKAVDMGYISPKLLELINLLQTFGESSQLSCLIFVERIITAKVIERFVKAVPQISHFTVSYVTGSNTSADALTRKRQIEILESFQSGKVNLLFTTDVLEEGIHVPNCSCVIRFDLPKTVCSYIQSRGRSRRANSQFVLMLERGSLKQRNQLFDIIRSERSMTHAADNKDHESNLRAFSVRKTEAYYVDSTGASVTLDSSVSLINQYCEKLPRDKYSNAKSNFEFLPVEEGYECKLILPPNAAFQILVGPSGKDVRLAKSLVCLEACKKLHQMGALNDHLVPFIEDPSEADPIIKSKESSSGAGTTKRKELHGTASIQALCGSWGDKVDGAKFYAYKFDFKCNIAHELYSGFVLLMESKLDEDVGNLELDLYLISKTVKASVISCGQVDLDSEEVMKAKCFHELLFNGLFGRLVFKSKSVKGKWEFLLQNDTNSLWSPQNLYLLLPLEKSNDICLQIHWPAISSCASAIDFLRRKFSLAVGDSDDNSKIISPPCNTSSLDIECESTNKMLHFANCAVDVSNVKDMVALAIHTGKMYCIIEIVADLSAESPFDGNNGKSEAVTFSQYFTKRYGITLRHPEQPLLRLKQGHNAHNLFLNLHDEADGGDKSSQIGPVIPKAPVHVHMPPELLFILDVKRDVLKSMYLLPSLMYRIESLMLSSQLRAEINGHANNFKIPSSLILEALTTLRCCEKFSMERLELLGDSVLKYAVSCHLFLKYPKNHEGQLSAKRQWAVRNSTLYKRGIDHKLQGYIRDSAFEPRRWIAPGQHSIHTVSCDCGLETLEVPLDEKFHTEDPKIVVGKLCNRGHRWMCSKTIADCVEGLIGAYHVGGGLIASLHVMKWLGIDSELEPSMVDQAITSASLHTYMPKVNEIASLEEKIGYEFCVKGLLVEASTHLSESEHGTGCCYERLEFLGDSVLDLLITWHLYQNHTEIDQGELTDLRSASVNNENFAQVAVRRNLHQHLMHSSGLLQGQISEYAKVISESEDNTISLPGIKAPKALGDLVESIAGAVLIDTKLNLELVWKVFNPLLSPIVTPDKLELPPFRELNQLCDSLGYFVKVKESREKKGSMENVVLSVQLPNALLVQEGKGPNKKNAKGEAAFHLLKKLEKRGISYSKGKGVIDLSIPSCQTEEQPPKPVAHKKPKLDKTNLTANASTCDQKDTSTSSGASDFSGSIPVISSISTKKGGPRMQLYELCKKKQWPLPAFDSTEYKDRTQFGSCEGLEGSKGQNCFVSKITLCIPNDGNIECQGDVRSDKKSSFDSAAVKVLNELQRLGKLKIDDVSQ